In a genomic window of Malassezia japonica chromosome 4, complete sequence:
- the MDM12_1 gene encoding Mitochondrial distribution and morphology protein 12 (EggNog:ENOG503Q3NA; antiSMASH:Cluster_2; COG:U), with amino-acid sequence MSIELDWPQVTQELADGLRDRLNAVLAEAPLPSFMGPVHIHTLAFGTDAPDVELQHLGDLWPEFREAVCGRRMDSRASTPPTSRSSSGIRTPTAPMRMRTFRQYDTEAAPVSVHCDSESSEWGDEDSLLRWSETDSDAGCTESLYAPSEPPEQADSTSGTPSVQAHLGVQWVSSTVRLHLTTTLQIHHGDTPVMALPMTLTLTGFELSGQVILALDGDEKCLYVTLCERGDGETPSGVRTRHKAARILPFLTFDSRIGEPTKHVLENVGKVERFCGDVVRQLLDAELVFPNFYTLALPE; translated from the coding sequence ATGTCGATTGAGCTAGACTGGCCGCAGGTCACGCAGGAGCTCGCAGATGGCCTGCGTGATCGCCTGAATGCGGTGCtagccgaggcgccgctgccctCGTTCATGGGCCCTGTCCATATCCACACACTTGCGTTCGGCACCGACGCCCCCGACGTggagctgcagcacctcggcgaccttTGGCCCGAGttccgcgaggcggtgtGCGGCCGGCGTATGGACTCGCGagcctcgacgccgcccaCATCACGGAGCTCGTCCGGGATACGTACGCCCACTGCGCCGATGCGCATGCGCACCTTTCGGCAGTACGacaccgaggcggcgccaGTCTCGGTGCACTGCGACTCGGAGTCGAGCGAGtggggcgacgaggactcgctgctgcgctgGAGCGAGACAGATTCCGATGCGGGCTGTACCGAGAGCCTCTACGCACCGAGCGAGCCGCccgagcaggccgacagcacgagcggcacgccgtcggtccaagcgcacctcggcgtgcagtGGGTGAGCAGCACggtgcgcctgcacctcACGACCACGCTGCAGATCCACCACGGCGACACGCCCGTGATGGCACTGCCCATGACACTCACCCTCACGGGCTTCGAGCTGAGTGGCCAAGTgatcctcgcgctcgatggCGACGAAAAGTGCCTCTACGTGACGCtgtgcgagcgcggcgacggcgagacgccgagcggcgtgcgcacgcggcacAAGGCGGCGCGGATCCTGCCGTTCCTCACGTTCGactcgcgcatcggcgagccGACCAAGCACGTCTTGGAAAACGTCGGCAAGGTCGAGCGCTTCTgcggcgacgtcgtgcggcagctgctcgacgcggagctCGTCTTTCCCAACTTTTACACGCTAGCATTACCTGAATGA
- a CDS encoding tyrosinase (antiSMASH:Cluster_2; EggNog:ENOG503P363; COG:S) yields MEREARTAQACGRLERMREAFDKFLTLMDEKANAKNFTLALPHADEVALEKARLQFLQDLKAAIRGDLEELIVKHDLNTRLSELEDLVSEADEREKHAYTPESAELKDVWRPDLGISTAIRARVAADQESRIPALEQELAELHASNAESCARIKATEEEAQRAQQQVDDALTMLDELLDAVTLQDANDVKALETMLDALLTELGPM; encoded by the exons atggagcgcgaggcgcgcacggcgcaggcgtgcgggcgcctggagcgtatgcgcgaggcgtttgACAAGTTTCTTACGCTAATGGATGAGAAAGCAAA CGCCAAAAATTTtacgctcgcgctgccgcaTGCCGACGaagtcgcgctcgagaaaGCGCGGCTGCAGTTCCTGCAGGACCTCAAAGCGGCGATACGC GGCGATCTGGAGGAGCTGATTGTGAAGCACGACCTGAATACGCGTCTgtccgagctcgaggacctcgtgagcgaggcggacgagcgcgaAAAGCACGCATATACACCCGAGTCTGCCGAGCTCAAGGACGTCTGGCGCCCTGACCTCGGCATCTCGACAGCGAtccgcgcacgcgtcgcggcggacCAAGAGTCGCGCATccccgcgctcgagcaggagctcgccgag TTGCACGCCTCGAACGCCGAATCGTGTGCGCGCATCAAGGCGAccgaggaagaggcgcagcgggcACAGCAGCAagtcgacgatgcgctcacgatgctcgacgag ctcctcgacgcagTGACACTCCAGGACGCCAACGAtgtcaaggcgctcgaaacgatgctcgacgcgctcctcacCGAGCTTGGGCCTATGTAA
- a CDS encoding uncharacterized protein (COG:O; antiSMASH:Cluster_2; EggNog:ENOG503NYWB), producing the protein MCTLPSVDPKFLRNQRYAKHGSEKALREARAASAGAPEDDNTTETPTDLAAAAPESVRAPCADVPTPIDVPAPAAPTPLPSTSAPRADATIRGRIVSALSFLTRDADESEDGYDDALEHSGSSGSSASLHRAAVRSAGRWEADQDVDVCHKCKRRFTFFLRKHHCRRCGRIFCDACTSHRAHLDAGDLVIDPAMPEMLGIERIGPSRVCDWCTNTYGLGQDGDSSLLSNMMGMVARPRPPDVPLVASSHSSLLEECPVCDFALQMLATPEEREAHVMHCLEHGAPADAAPRTRYVASRLGADSILIGTECIICMEEFVINDLVARLSCLCCFHKVCIDTWLEKSHGCPTHASNT; encoded by the exons ATGTGCACTTTGCCCTCG GTCGACCCCAAGTTCCTGCGCAACCAGCGCTACGCCAAGCACGGCTCCGAGAAGGCTCTCCGtgaggcgcgtgccgcctcggc CGGTGCGCCCGAGGACGACAATACAACCGAAACGCCTACCGATCtagcggcggcggcgccagAGAGCGTtcgtgcgccgtgcgccgacgtcccgacgccgatcgacgtgcctgcgccggccgcgccgacgccgctcccgtcgacgtccgcgccgcgcgccgacgcgacCATCCGCGGGCGCATTGTGTCTGCGCTCTCGTTCCTGAcgcgcgatgcggacgAGAGCGAAGACGGctacgacgacgcgctggagcacAGTGGGTCGAGCGGCTCCTCTGCGTCGCTCCACCGCGCTGCGGTGCGGAGCGCCGGGCGCTGGGAGGCGGACCAGGATGTGGATGTGTGCCATAAGTGCAAGCGGCGGTTCACCTTTTtcctgcgcaagcaccactgccggcgctgcggccgcaTCTTTTGCGATGCGTGCACGTCGCATCGTGCacacctcgacgccggcgaTCTGGTGATTGATCCGGCGATGCCAGAGATGCTGGgcatcgagcgcatcggccCGTCGCGGGTGTGTGACTGGTGCACGAATACCTACGGGCTCGGGCAGGACGGCGACTCGTCGCTCTTGTCGAATATGATGGGCATGGTCGCCCGGCCGCGCCCCCccgacgtgccgctcgtcgcgagctcgcACTCGAGTCTGCTGGAAGAGTGCCCGGTGTGCGACTTTGCGCTGCAGAtgctcgcgacgcccgaagagcgcgaggcgcacgtcaTGCActgcctcgagcacggcgcgccggccgacgcggcgccccgcacgcggtacgtcgcctcgcgcctcggcgccgactcGATCCTGATCGGGACCGAGTGCATCATATGCATGGAGGAGTTTGTGATCAATGACTTGGTCGCGCGGCTGAGCTGCCTGTGCTGCTTCCACAAGGTATGCATAGACACCTGGCTGGAAAAGAGCCACGGGTGCCCGACCCATGCGTCGAATACGTAG
- a CDS encoding uncharacterized protein (COG:U; COG:Y; antiSMASH:Cluster_2; EggNog:ENOG503Q6E6): MSAASRSWLEGFAAHPVFADAGSIGADTTRRASLLAVRGTDLIAVVENEVRITSLAQAKRTLSGGDESALAYKVLANEHLDFGITQVLVNPTGKLLAVAGTHELVMLILPRRGYMQHVGQACPVKGMRVGAYYHAPHGCAALAQCGWHPLGRDGASLLALTEDGLVREYDVLRDVDEPQQTIACTPGASARRSAFSADDDEAGVAVAYALGDTDAAMPDADDLALAPSWLFLTLFVLMRNGDVWAICPFLPKRASVPSARIAALQDDDGLAKRYVADLVKQLPDEDTSLDGERGMANVTAPASVPHRAVPQGPFLLRPAPVDRNDEEAAVASDVFAARLPAPLGTSAAPLDVLGIGARDGTIQLCLLAEPIAPRWARAAPPTLVVYETIVLPLDSPARTYAALQDENVLAFVQDPLYPDTVFVTHMLGVHRISMQRWAEPLLEAIAAGRAAEALAAKRTSEVVCVAQASDAAAAAHITGTVLVNDVYLSYAFFALTADAQLIALELGLRTPAEPVARESEGEAYVALLTDAFHAPKFALRAPAASSAPLAVSAESLRAFGRTAEHVRGEVRDVVSGANATQSRLEQQVQEAQRQVAELGGLAKRLDALGTPSGLAERLARIEAAQRATIERTDALLQQLMDEHQPQLSIYERRWLDELQRMAREFGVGDAPAPPAAEQLRRLEHQLGVLRPSLPRYAEQLRRAAPQGQRLGTQQTQRVESLLANEARLLAQAKAKIQKMQLALRAG, translated from the coding sequence AtgagcgcagcgtcgcggtcgtggCTCGAGGGctttgcggcgcaccccgTGTTTGCGGATGCCGGCTCGATCGGCGCGGAcacgacgcggcgtgcgtcgctgctggccgtgcgcggcacggacCTGATTGCGGTCGTCGAAAACGAGGTGCGCATCACCTCGCTCGCCCAGGCCAAGCGCACGTTgtcgggcggcgacgagagcgCACTGGCCTACAAGGTGCTGGCCaacgagcacctcgactTTGGCATCACGCAGGTGCTGGTGAATCCGACcggcaagctgctcgctgtcgccggcacgcacgagctcgtgaTGCTCATCCTGCCCCGCCGCGGCTACATGCAGCACGTCGGGCAGGCGTGCCCGGTGAAGGgcatgcgcgtcggcgcgtaCTACCATGCGCCCCACgggtgcgcggcgctcgcgcagtgTGGCTGGCACCCCCTCGGGCGGGACGGCGCGAGCCTTTTGGCGCTCACCGAAGACGGGCTCGTCCGCGAATacgacgtgctgcgcgacgtcgacgagccgcagcAGACGATTGCGTgcacgccgggcgcgtccgcacggcgctcggccttttccgcggacgacgacgaggcgggcgtcgcggtcgcgTACGCACTCGGCGATACCGACGCGGCAATGCcggacgccgacgacctcgcgctcgctccgTCGTGGCTCTTTCTCACGCTCTTTGTGCTGATGCGCAACGGCGACGTGTGGGCCATCTGCCCTTTTCTGCCGAAGCGCGCatccgtgccgagcgcccgcATTGCTGCTCTGCAAGACGACGACGGGCTGGCGaagcggtacgtcgccgacctcgtCAAGCAGCTCCCGGATGAGgacacgtcgctcgacggcgagcgggGCATGGCCAACGTCACGGCTCCGGCGTCTGTGCCccaccgcgccgtgccCCAAGGGCCGTTCCTTTTGCggcccgcgccggtcgaccgcaacgacgaagaggcggcggtcgcgagcgacgtctttgcggcgcgcctccctgcgccgctcggcacgtcggccgcgccgctcgacgtgctcggcatcggcgcgcgcgacggcacgATCCAGCTGtgcctcctcgccgagccgatCGCGCCCCGGtgggcacgcgcggcgccgccgacgctcgtcgtGTACGAGACGATCGTCCTTCCGCTGGACTCGCCTGCGCGCAcgtacgcggcgctgcaggacgaGAATGTCCTGGCGTTTGTCCAGGATCCTTTATACCCCGATACGGTGTTTGTCACCCAcatgctcggcgtgcaccgcATCTCGATGCAGCGCTGggccgagccgctgctgGAGGCGATTGCAGCGGGCcgggccgccgaggcgctcgcagcgaagcgcacgagcgaggtggtgtgcgtcgcgcaggcgtcggacgccgcggcggctgcgcacATCACCGGCACGGTGCTGGTGAATGACGTGTACCTCTCCTATGCGTTCTTTGCGCTgaccgccgacgcgcagctcattgcgctcgagctgggcctgcgcacgcccgccgagccggtcgcgcgcgagagcgagggcgaggcgtacgtcgccttGCTTACCGATGCGTTCCACGCGCCAAAgtttgcgctgcgtgcgccggccgcgtcgagtgcgccgctcgcggtgTCTGCCGAGAGCCTGCGTGCATTtggccgcaccgccgagcacgtccgCGGCGAGGTACGCGACGTGGTCAGCGGCGCAAACGCCACGCAgagccgcctcgagcagcaggtccaggaggcgcagcgccaggtcgccgagctcggcgggctcgccaagcgcctcgacgcgctcggcacgccgagcggcctcgcggagcgccttgcgcgcatcgaggccgCACAGCGTGCGACGAtcgagcgcaccgacgcgctgctgcagcagctcatGGACGAGCACCAGCCGCAGCTCTCGATCTacgagcgccgctggctcgacgagctccagcgcatggcgcgcgagtttggcgtgggcgacgcgcccgcgccgcccgccgccgagcagctgcggcgcctcgagcaccagctcggcgtcctgcgcccGTCGCTCCCGCGctacgccgagcagctgcgccgcgccgcgccccagggccagcggctcggcacgcagcagacgcagcgtgtcgagaGCCTGCTGGCAAACGAGGCGCGGCTCCTGgcgcaggccaaggccaagatcCAGAAgatgcagctcgcgctgcgcgcgggGTAG
- a CDS encoding uncharacterized protein (EggNog:ENOG503NVYZ; COG:S), whose amino-acid sequence MAASEVASTSALRRIMNEIVGSRAAKARVAQDGRLAQVAALLVAPGVEGDVRILAANILGSVAQHASPATLLALLRADVPFLLLTRLGAVAADVRRDSGLGAREHHRALESILRALRAVMCSVSDQIGYSTRWGVGTGWGFASMAGLEHIDSRNSELASNRPTAHSLRQDTSWHAAGPSAVAVRTTIAEAWVPMVEHAAWVDRHSERDDARSSKAARTEDEPMLRPSSDRANSTEYQAMCASIDEGAALDEHDAFAALNWLCRSAVSMVFDMKSLHLLLGAMLLAYDALPQESGVSAPGAAAIRSRSHVLQGRNQAFGMIETVSELLAACMAIPGIEHYHTSVAAMRLRLTRAPAPLQQLYSPQDELERRTTAFAHFAPWDSPFAMQDGAASSEGVSSTAVRILLGAVGSNAPKVQEAVLWILHELLASSQPEGLQRLVSVHAPSGTSLPSVVYSLAQSRTRTVRLAAYCCLAQLLRSESAPMAPAALVQGMVGLLDASGAVQVQACFALSRLVCDRPELQATAVERFQACEKLGAILQHTSAIVNAQAPERGAMAMDELTVRLHEGCLTALSSLAVLSDTVRRRVVDCTPSFLSGILLPSLSSRAVGVQVAACRMVRILSRTIGILRTSLFDAGFADRLLELLKQDENEVIHTEIIATICNMLVKFSPMKQFLVEHGGLEALSRFARSPHGPVRLNALWAVKNAVWDSDSAFKERVMEIFGWDYLAELTHSSDGCIQEQALNIVRNLTSSPQADMGRTEIDMTLERFGEERLLDAIEEAVWSLRNDGATEQAAFILANIASGSERHRALVIDRPNLIDALCYFLRHASHAIREAGVRCGFNLSYHITDSASEASADAVWHRAVDRLRAFGYDKLLKELEYDPDLNVRDRVRDTLAQI is encoded by the coding sequence ATGGCGGCGAGCGAGGtggcgagcacgagcgcgctgcggcgcattATGAACGAGATCGTAGGGAGCCGTGCGGCCAAGGCACGGGTTGCGCAGGATGggcggctcgcgcaggtcgcggcgctcctcgtggCGCCCGGTGTCGaaggcgacgtgcgcattCTCGCAGCAAACATTCTGGGCTCggtggcgcagcacgcgtcgccggcgacgctcctggcgctgctgcgcgcggaCGTGCCGTTCCTACTCctgacgcgcctcggcgcagtTGCCGCAgacgtgcggcgcgactcgggcctcggcgcacgcgagcACCACCGGGCGCTCGAGTCGATTCttcgcgcgctgcgtgcggtaATGTGCTCCGTCTCTGATCAGATTGGCtactcgacgcgctggggCGTCGGCACGGGCTGGGGCTTTGCGTCGATGGCGGGCCTCGAGCACATCGACTCGCGCAACTCGGAGCTGGCGTCGAACcgcccgacggcgcacTCGCTGCGCCAAGACACCTCGTGGCACGCCGCGGGGCCGTCCGcggtcgcggtgcgcacgacgatcgccgaggcgtgggTGCCGAtggtcgagcacgccgcatGGGTCGACCGCCActcggagcgcgacgatgcgcgctcgtccaaggcggcgcgcaccgaaGACGAGCCGATGCTCCGCCCGAGCTCCGACCGTGCGAACAGCACCGAGTACCAGGCGATGTGCGCTAGCATCGAcgagggcgcggcgctcgacgagcatgACGCgttcgcggcgctcaaCTGGCTGTGCCggagcgccgtgtcgatGGTATTTGATATGAAGTCCCTGCAtctgctcctcggcgccaTGCTCCTCGCCTACGACGCGCTTCCGCAAGAGAGCGGGGTGagtgcgccgggcgcggctGCGATCCGCTCCCGCTCGCACGTCCTCCAGGGACGGAATCAGGCATTCGGCATGATCGAGACCGtgagcgagctgctggccgCGTGCATGGCCATCCCCGGGATCGAGCACTACCACACCTCGGtggcggcgatgcgcctgcgcctcacGCGCGCCCCTGCACCGCTCCAGCAGCTGTACTCGCCgcaggacgagctcgagcgccgcacgaccGCATTCGCGCACTTTGCGCCGTGGGACAGCCCGTTTGCCATGcaggacggcgcggcgtcgtccgaAGGCGTCAGCAGCACCGCCGTCCGCATCCTCCTGGGCGCGGTCGGCTCCAACGCCCCAAAGGTGCAAGAGGCCGTCTTGTGGATTTTGCACGAGCTCCTGGCCAGCTCGCAGCCCGAaggcctgcagcgcctcgtgtcggtgcacgcgccgagcggcacgtcgctccCGTCGGTGGTCTATAGCCTGGCGCAAAGCCGCACACGTACCGTGCGTCTCGCGGCGTACTGCtgcctggcgcagctgctgcgctccgagtcggcgccgatggcgcctgcggcgcttgtCCAGGGCATggtcggcctgctcgacgcgagcggcgcggtgcaggtCCAGGCGTGCTTTGCCCTGTCGCGACTCGTGTGCGACCGGCCGGAACTGCaggcgacggccgtcgagcgtTTCCAGGCGTGCGAAAAACTCGGCGCAATCCTGCAGCACACTTCGGCGATCGTGAatgcgcaggcgcccgagcgcggcgcgatggCGATGGACGAGCTGACGGTGCGCCTGCACGAAGGCTGCCTCACTGCcctctcgtcgctcgcggtgctcaGTGATacggtgcgccggcgcgtcgtggacTGCACGCCGTCGTTCCTATCGGGCATCCTCCTCccgtcgctctcgtcgcgtgcggtcggcgtgcaggtcgcggcgtgccgcatGGTGCGCATCCTGAGCCGCACGATCGGCATCCTCCGCACGTCGCTCTTTGACGCGGGCTTTGCCGACCGCCTGCTGGAGCTCCTGAAGCAGGACGAAAACGAGGTGATCCACACCGAGATCATCGCGACGATCTGCAACATGCTCGTCAAGTTCTCGCCCATGAAGCAGTTCCTCGTGGAGCACGGCgggctcgaggcgctctcCCGCTTTGCCCGCAGCCCCCACGGCCCCGTGCGGCTGAACGCGCTGTGGGCCGTGAAAAACGCCGTGTGGGACAGCGACTCGGCGTTCAAGGAGCGCGTGATGGAGATCTTTGGCTGGGACTACCTCGCAGAGCTCACGCACTCCTCCGACGGGTGCATCcaggagcaggcgctcaacATTGTGCGCAACCTGACCTCCTCGCCGCAGGCCGATATGGGCCGCACCGAGATCGACATGACGCTCGAGCGgttcggcgaggagcggctCCTGGACGCCATCGAAGAGGCCGTGtggtcgctgcgcaacgaCGGCGCGACCGAGCAAGCGGCCTTTATCCTCGCCAACAttgcctcgggctcggaGCGCCACCGCGCCCTGGTCATCGACCGCCCCAACCTGATCGACGCGCTGTGCTACTTTTTGCGCCACGCGAGCCATGCGatccgcgaggcgggcgtgcgctgcggctTCAACCTGTCCTACCACATTACcgactcggcgagcgaggcgagcgcagACGCCGTGTGGCACCGCGCCGTGGACCGCCTGCGTGCGTTTGGCTACGACAAGCTCCTCAAGGAGCTCGAATATGACCCTGACCTCAACGTGCGCGACCGCGTACGCGATACACTCGCGCAGATCTAA
- the PSD1 gene encoding phosphatidylserine decarboxylase (BUSCO:EOG092639H5; EggNog:ENOG503NZD1; COG:I): MWALSKDSAVRAARVARGVAAAPAPPAAEAQASGARWMAAQPGTRGYSRDPAEAERLAGTVAGQRSERARIHQLHDGDSVQEAPRRRRKSKWSRAWRVWNETPLKWAPLPVLLGAVVLVGVQAHRQWQRNERIVSETLVDATGQPVRVKGPWSLYVLGALPLNTISRTWGWMNSHTLPVWFRPYGFKLYAWAFGCNLDEMLDPDLTHYESLGQFFSRELKPGVRPLANSLLLSPADGTVLHLGRIEGDRVEQVKGLTYSLDSLLGHNAPAQSKDDVPLEGFKDYEMADEKKFANVNGIDYSLEKLMGDSTKQRNSVRSYFLGWMKGSWRYVRETASSITGPRNQTESRLQARARDDAEVDVGDAGIPTSDTPENLGHYANVAYEMGSEAIPSFTHGQSIRPNALRPGHRLFFCVIYLAPGDYHRFHSPVPWVVEMRRHFRGELYSVSPYVAKRLPNLFLLNERVALMGRWRHGFFSMIPIGATNVGSIRINFDRNLRTNVRGERRFAGTYAEATYNAASRILSGQPLAAGEEMGGFLLGSTIVLVFEAPDDFHFHFKAGQKIKVGEALGDVNENK; this comes from the exons ATGTGGGCGCTGAGCAAGGACTCGGCAGTGCGGGCagcgcgtgtcgcgcgcggggtcgctgccgcgccggcTCCCCCTGCGGCAGAGGCACAGGCGAGCGGTGCGCGCTGGATggccgcgcagcccggcacgcgcggctACTCGCGCGAtcccgccgaggcggagcgtTTGGCCGGCACGGTCGCTGGCCAGCGCAGTGAGCGGGCGCGTATCCACCAGCTGCACGACGGCGACAGCGTGCAAGAGGCaccccgccgccgccgcaagtCGAAGTGgtcgcgcgcgtggcgcgtgTGGAACGAGACGCCCCTGAAGtgggcgccgctgccggtgcTACTGGGCGCCGTGGTGCTTGTTGGTGTCCAGGCGCACCGCCAGTGGCAGCGCAACGAGCGCATTGTGTCCGAGACGTTGGTCGATGCGACGGGCCAGCCCGTGCGCGTCAAAGGACCGTGGTCG CTCTatgtgctcggcgcgcttccgCTCAACACCATCAGCCGGACGTGGGGCTGGATGAACAGCCACACGCTCCCGGTGTGGTTCCGCCCGTACGGCTTTAAGCTGTATGCGTGGGCATTTGGCTGCAACTTGGACGAGATGCTCGACCCCGACCTGACGCATTACGAGAGTCTCGGGCAGTTCTTTTCGCGCGAGCTCAagcccggcgtgcgcccgcTGGCGAACTCGCTGCTGCTGTCGCCTGCTGACGGCACTGTGCTGCACCtcgggcgcatcgaggGCGACCGCGTGGAGCAGGTCAAGGGCCTGACCTACTCGCTTGACTCGCTCCTCGGCCACAATGCCCCGGCGCAGTCCAAGGACGATGTGCCCCTGGAAGGCTTCAAGGACTACGAGATGGCCGACGAGAAGAAGTTTGCGAATGTGAACGGTATCGACTACTCGCTCGAGAAGCTGATGGGCGACAGCACCAAGCAGCGCAactcggtgcgctcctACTTCTTGGGCTGGATGAAGGGCTCGTGGCGGTACGTGCGCGAGACTGCCTCGTCCATCACCGGTCCCCGCAACCAGACCGAGAGCCGCTtgcaggcgcgtgcgcgcgacgatgccgaAGTCGAcgtgggcgacgcgggTATTCCGACCTCGGACACGCCCGAGAACCTCGGGCACTATGCCAATGTGGCCTATGAGATGGGCTCCGAGGCGATCCCCTCCTTTACGCATGGCCAATCGATCCGCCCgaacgcgctgcgccccggGCACCGCCTCTTTTTCTGCGTGATCTACCTCGCGCCCGGCGACTACCACCGGTTCCACTCGCCGGTGCCGTGGGTGGTCGAGATGCGGCGGCATTTCCGTGGCGAGCTGTATTCCGTCTCGCCGTATGTGGCCAAGCGTCTCCCGAACCTGTTCCTGCTGAACGAGCGTGTGGCGCTGATGGGCCGCTGGCGCCACGGCTTCTTTAGCATGATCCCGATCGGCGCGACCAACGTCGGCTCGATCCGCATCAACTTTGACCGCAACCTGCGCACGAATGTgcgtggcgagcgccggTTTGCCGGCACCTATGCCGAGGCGACGTACAATGCCGCGAGCCGCATCCTCAGTGGCCAGCCGCtggcggccggcgaggaGATGGGCGGCTTCCTGCTCGGGAGCACGATTGTGCTCGTGTTCGAAGCCCCCGACGACTTCCACTTCCACTTCAAGGCCGGACAAAAGAtcaaggtcggcgaggcgctcggcgacgtgaaCGAGAACAAATAG
- a CDS encoding uncharacterized protein (EggNog:ENOG503PKFY) — protein sequence MSFLIPTQSYLVHAEPAMPRTCRGSCSSYTPQDLLLQQVYAAEMAERQRAAHRQQALRRKQQRMYQRQLQQQQELEMIQLVQQLAVQEAQRNAERRRAAIAEARRREAIERRRAEEARQQQLAALQYARMIEEAQRLAYEEQEEEDNEPTYVRIGNMVLRIAKDEDEYSDAQEEVDENEEEEEEEEPELQSLVDGVAKALVGGAAEPAPERAFEAAPAAADEPTDAACATPVPETSAAPTTPAEPVPTVESPATPLMQSADIAEPAHPSAPQLLFSRAFPAANTPYGEQVRKHAKADQISVEASPANGGSITIRGLWKTQAPASRPGSPRSPRAARVSDVDENGEEVVNDADSDTDAAPAPLVMDDTDSIPLPALDRLDHVRAELTDDGFELWLD from the coding sequence ATGTCCTTCCTCATTCCTACGCAAAGCTACCTGGTCCACGCCGAGCCTGCCATGCCCCGCACTTGCCGgggctcgtgcagctcgtaCACCCCACAAGACCTCTTGCTCCAGCAAGTCTATGCAGCCGAgatggccgagcgccaacgcgcggcacaccgccagcaggcgctccgccgcaagcagcagcgcatgtaccagcgccagctgcagcagcagcaagAGCTCGAGATGATtcagctcgtgcagcagctcgccgtgcaAGAGGCACAGCGCaacgcggagcgccgccgcgccgccattgccgaggcgcgccgccgcgaggcgatcgagcgccgccgcgcagaaGAGGCACGtcagcagcagctcgctgcgctccagTACGCGCGCATGAtcgaagaggcgcagcgccttgccTACGAAGAAcaagaggaggaggacaaTGAGCCCACGTATGTGCGCATCGGCAACATGGTCCTGCGCATCGCCAAGGACGAAGACGAATACTCGGATGCGCAGGAGGAGGTCGACGAAAACgaagaagaggaggaggaggaggagcccGAGCTCCAgtcgctcgtcgacggcgtcgccaaggcgcttgtcggcggtgcggccgAGCCCGCGCCGGAGCGCGCTTTCGAGGCGGCCCCCGCCGCGGCAGACGAACCCACCGACGCGGCCTGTGCGACTCCCGTCCCAGAAaccagcgcagcgccgacaACCCCTGCCGAGCCTGTGCCTACGGTCGagtcgcccgcgacgccccTGATGCAAAGCGCCGACATTGCCGAGCCTGCACACCCCTCTGCTCCCCAGCTCCTCTTTTCGCGTGCCTTCCCTGCGGCCAATACCCCGTacggcgagcaggtgcgcaaacacgccaaggccgacCAGATTTCCGTCGAAGCGAGCCCTGCGAATGGCGGCAGCATCACGATCCGCGGCCTGTGGAAgacgcaagcgcctgcgaGCCGCCCCGGCTCGCCCCGCTcgccccgcgcggcgcgcgtgagCGATGTGGACGAGAATGGCGAGGAAGTCGTGAACGATGCGGATTCGGACAcggacgctgcgcctgcgcctcttgtGATGGACGATACCGATTCGATTCCCCTCCCCGCGCTTGATCGCCTTGATCACGTCCGCGCGGAGCTGACCGACGATGGTTTTGAGCTGTGGCTCGACTGA